A segment of the Borreliella garinii genome:
CAACTGCATAGTGGTAAGTTAGAGCTTACAAGTGAGCCTACAACAAGAGCAGTGGTTAGTAATGAAGACAAGGGAATGCCCGTAATAAGCTTGAGGGATCCTAAAACCATAACTTATATTTTCAATATTGAAGTTACTCTAGGTAGTTATGACTATATTTTGTTAACTGAAATTTCAGACGATCAGTTTTATAATATGGATGTTAGCAAATATGATAAAATGCTTGATTTAGTATTCAATGATAGAATTGCTACCAAAATTATTACTAACTACGCAATTTTTACTGAAGAGCCATCAAGAAGTTATTCAGCAGAAGCCGAAAAAGTTACTTTTGAAATTAGAGCCATTAATTGC
Coding sequences within it:
- a CDS encoding DUF1463 family protein, giving the protein MQFYDLREVYFSIGGRQLHSGKLELTSEPTTRAVVSNEDKGMPVISLRDPKTITYIFNIEVTLGSYDYILLTEISDDQFYNMDVSKYDKMLDLVFNDRIATKIITNYAIFTEEPSRSYSAEAEKVTFEIRAINCQKTNPNKN